One window from the genome of Mycolicibacterium gadium encodes:
- a CDS encoding acyl-CoA dehydrogenase produces MDVEYPQQAEAFRDRIRAFLVEHLPNSWPGGGALAPEERETFAHRWRQILADCGLVAVSWPREYGGAGLSVIEQVVLAEEFARAGAPEPPENDRFGIELIGNTLIALGSEEQKRHFLPRILSGEDRWCQGFSEPEAGSDLASVRTRAVLDGDEWVVNGQKIWTSAGPTANWIFVLVRTDPDAPKHKGLSLLLVPMGQPGVDVRPIVNAAGHASFSEVFLTDARTPAANVVGGIGRGWPTAMTLLGFERGAQITTAAIDFGRDLDRLNDLARARGSHTDPHIRDGLAWCYSRVQIMRYQGYRGLTQLLAGQRPGRDAAISKVIWSEYFRRHTDLAAEILGVETLGPEGPGNGAALIVPEAGTPNSAACWMDELLYARAATIYAGSSQIQRNVIGEQLLGLPKEPRPHAAAGGNR; encoded by the coding sequence ATGGACGTCGAGTACCCGCAACAAGCAGAGGCGTTCCGGGACCGAATCCGCGCGTTCCTCGTCGAGCACCTTCCGAACAGCTGGCCGGGCGGCGGCGCACTGGCGCCGGAAGAGCGGGAGACTTTCGCACATCGGTGGCGCCAGATCCTCGCGGACTGCGGACTGGTCGCCGTGTCCTGGCCAAGGGAATATGGCGGAGCCGGCCTGTCCGTGATCGAACAGGTGGTGCTCGCAGAGGAATTCGCCCGCGCCGGCGCACCCGAACCTCCAGAGAACGACCGGTTCGGGATCGAGCTGATCGGCAACACGCTGATCGCACTTGGTTCCGAGGAGCAGAAGAGGCACTTTCTGCCGCGCATCCTGTCCGGCGAGGACCGTTGGTGTCAGGGTTTCTCCGAGCCCGAGGCGGGCTCCGACCTGGCGTCCGTGCGGACGAGGGCCGTGCTCGACGGCGACGAGTGGGTGGTCAACGGCCAGAAGATCTGGACATCCGCAGGCCCCACCGCCAACTGGATTTTCGTTCTGGTGCGCACCGATCCGGATGCGCCGAAGCACAAGGGACTCTCGCTGCTGCTGGTGCCGATGGGCCAGCCGGGCGTCGACGTGCGCCCGATCGTCAATGCGGCCGGGCATGCCTCGTTCAGCGAGGTCTTCCTGACCGACGCCCGAACCCCGGCAGCCAACGTGGTCGGTGGCATCGGCCGCGGGTGGCCGACCGCGATGACGCTGCTCGGCTTCGAACGCGGCGCGCAGATCACCACCGCGGCCATCGACTTCGGGCGGGACCTCGATCGCTTGAACGACCTCGCCAGAGCGCGCGGGTCGCACACCGACCCGCATATCCGCGACGGGCTGGCGTGGTGCTATTCGCGGGTCCAGATCATGCGTTACCAGGGCTACCGCGGTCTGACACAGCTGCTGGCCGGCCAGCGTCCCGGCCGCGACGCTGCGATCAGCAAGGTCATCTGGAGCGAGTACTTCAGGCGTCATACCGACCTGGCCGCCGAGATCCTCGGCGTCGAGACGCTCGGCCCGGAAGGTCCGGGCAATGGTGCGGCGCTGATAGTTCCAGAGGCGGGCACACCCAACTCGGCGGCCTGCTGGATGGACGAACTGCTCTACGCGCGTGCCGCGACCATCTACGCAGGCAGTTCTCAGATCCAGCGCAATGTGATCGGTGAGCAGCTGCTCGGACTACCCAAAGAACCACGGCCTCATGCGGCGGCAGGCGGGAACCGGTGA
- a CDS encoding 3,4-dihydroxy-2-butanone-4-phosphate synthase: MRTADVRVRRAIAAIGAGRHVVVTDDAAQGFLVFAAESATSTLLAFTVRHTSGYVRVALPGIECDRLDLPPVCSGDLLRTTQRVAVDWGGVGTGISATDRAATIVALAAQASSPSDFRRPGHVVPVLADADGVLAEPGVAEAAVDLARLAGRRPAGVLCEIVSGERVGAIADEAESIEFAERHGLGVISIADLAQFRRRTEPQVVRSAETLLPLGAGTSRVIGFRDTHGGGEHLVAIIGTADSDRPMPLHVHVECLTGDVFGSLGCRCGDDLHRAVTTMTARGSGMIVYLRPPGPVDACGLSTRAALGAERVSQIVAWILRDLGVHSVRLSDDAPGFGLVMFGAIREHGLVAAQRRVLAVAG; this comes from the coding sequence ATGAGAACCGCAGATGTACGGGTGAGGCGCGCGATCGCGGCCATCGGCGCGGGCCGTCATGTCGTGGTGACAGACGATGCCGCGCAGGGCTTCCTCGTCTTCGCCGCCGAGAGCGCGACCTCCACACTGCTCGCCTTCACCGTCAGACACACCTCCGGCTACGTCCGAGTTGCACTGCCGGGCATCGAGTGCGATCGGCTCGACCTGCCGCCGGTGTGCAGCGGCGACCTCCTCCGCACCACGCAACGTGTCGCCGTCGATTGGGGCGGGGTCGGCACCGGCATCTCGGCGACCGACCGCGCCGCGACCATCGTGGCGCTCGCCGCGCAGGCGTCGTCACCCTCGGATTTCCGACGTCCCGGCCACGTCGTGCCCGTCCTGGCCGATGCGGACGGCGTGTTGGCAGAACCGGGAGTCGCGGAGGCGGCCGTGGACCTCGCCCGGCTTGCGGGCCGGCGACCCGCCGGTGTCCTCTGCGAGATCGTCTCGGGCGAACGCGTCGGGGCGATCGCCGACGAGGCCGAGTCGATCGAGTTCGCCGAACGGCACGGGCTCGGAGTGATCTCCATCGCCGATCTCGCACAGTTCCGGCGGCGCACCGAACCGCAAGTCGTCCGGTCGGCCGAAACCCTGCTGCCCCTTGGTGCAGGGACGTCGCGCGTCATCGGTTTTCGTGACACCCACGGCGGCGGCGAACATCTCGTGGCGATCATCGGCACCGCCGATTCGGATCGCCCGATGCCGCTGCACGTTCACGTCGAATGTCTGACCGGAGACGTGTTCGGATCGTTGGGTTGTCGCTGCGGTGATGACCTCCATCGCGCGGTGACGACGATGACAGCTCGAGGCAGCGGCATGATCGTGTACCTGCGCCCGCCGGGTCCGGTGGACGCGTGCGGCCTGTCGACCCGCGCCGCGTTGGGTGCGGAGCGGGTTTCGCAGATCGTGGCATGGATACTGCGCGATCTGGGCGTGCATTCGGTCCGGCTGTCCGATGATGCTCCGGGGTTCGGCCTGGTGATGTTCGGGGCGATCCGCGAACACGGTTTGGTCGCCGCGCAGCGCAGGGTTCTTGCGGTCGCGGGGTGA
- a CDS encoding ABC transporter permease produces MSTSTEVDLGKRKVVHDERVKERNRVQRMLIRPEMGALIGAVVIFIFFFIMAPPFRSAESLATVLYGSSTIGIMACAVALLMIGGEFDLSAGVAVTTGSLAASMLAWNFHLNLWAGAGLALILSLAVGFFNGYMVMKTKIPSFLITLGTLLMLTGANIAVTKWVSGAVATPSVSDMQGWESARAVFASTLTIFGVPVRITVLWWLLFTLIATYVLFKTKIGNWIFAVGGDAESARAVGVPVTAVKIGLFMFVGFAAWFSGMHLLFSYNTVQSGQGVGQEFIYIIAAVIGGCLLTGGYGTAIGAAIGAFIFGMVQQGIVYAGWEPDWFKFFMGVMLLFAVIANNAFRNYAAKR; encoded by the coding sequence ATGAGTACGAGTACCGAAGTCGACCTCGGCAAGCGCAAGGTCGTTCACGATGAACGCGTCAAAGAGCGAAACCGCGTACAGCGGATGCTGATTCGACCCGAGATGGGTGCACTGATCGGCGCGGTCGTCATCTTCATCTTCTTCTTCATCATGGCGCCGCCGTTCAGGTCGGCCGAATCACTGGCGACCGTGCTCTACGGCAGCTCGACCATCGGAATCATGGCGTGCGCCGTGGCCCTGCTGATGATCGGCGGCGAGTTCGACCTGTCGGCCGGCGTCGCGGTCACCACAGGTTCCCTCGCGGCGTCCATGCTGGCGTGGAACTTTCATCTGAACCTCTGGGCCGGAGCGGGTTTGGCGCTCATCCTGTCGCTCGCCGTCGGCTTCTTCAACGGGTACATGGTGATGAAGACCAAGATCCCGAGCTTCCTGATCACCCTCGGGACCCTGTTGATGTTGACCGGGGCGAACATCGCCGTGACCAAATGGGTTTCCGGGGCTGTCGCCACGCCCAGCGTGAGCGATATGCAGGGCTGGGAGTCCGCCCGTGCCGTGTTCGCGTCGACGCTGACGATCTTCGGGGTGCCCGTGCGCATCACGGTGCTGTGGTGGCTGCTGTTCACCTTGATCGCGACCTACGTGCTGTTCAAGACCAAGATCGGTAACTGGATCTTCGCCGTCGGCGGCGACGCGGAAAGTGCGCGCGCGGTCGGCGTGCCCGTCACCGCGGTGAAGATCGGGCTCTTCATGTTCGTCGGGTTCGCGGCATGGTTTTCCGGCATGCATCTTCTGTTCTCGTACAACACTGTTCAGTCCGGCCAGGGCGTGGGGCAGGAGTTCATCTACATCATTGCCGCCGTTATCGGCGGGTGTCTGCTGACCGGCGGATACGGCACCGCCATCGGTGCCGCGATCGGCGCGTTCATCTTCGGCATGGTGCAGCAGGGCATCGTTTACGCAGGCTGGGAACCGGACTGGTTCAAGTTCTTCATGGGCGTGATGCTGCTGTTCGCGGTCATCGCCAACAACGCATTCCGCAACTACGCCGCGAAGAGGTGA
- a CDS encoding LLM class flavin-dependent oxidoreductase has translation MEIGIFLMPAHPPERSLFDATQWDLDIIELADQLGYVEAWVGEHFTVPWEPICAPDLLLAQALQRTKRIKLAPGAHLLPYHHPVELAHRVAYFDHLAQGRFMLGVGASGIPGDWALFDVDGHNGEHREMTREALEIMLRIWTEDGPWEHRGKYWNANGIAPMYDGLMRRHIKPFQSPHPPIGVTGFSAGSETLKLAGERGYIPMSLDLNTDYVATHWDAVLEGAARSGRTPDRRDWRLVREVVVAETDEKAFRYAVDGMLGRNMREYVLPTFKTMGMTKFYKHDPAVPDADVTPEYLAENTFVVGSVETVVDKLEATYDQVGGFGHLLVLGFDYSENPGPWKESMRLLAEEVMPRLNARIARKPAAAVV, from the coding sequence ATGGAGATCGGAATTTTCCTCATGCCGGCACACCCGCCGGAGCGAAGCCTGTTCGACGCCACGCAGTGGGATCTCGACATCATCGAGCTCGCCGATCAGCTGGGTTACGTGGAGGCGTGGGTGGGTGAGCACTTCACCGTGCCGTGGGAGCCGATCTGTGCGCCGGACCTGCTGCTGGCGCAGGCGCTGCAGCGCACGAAGAGGATCAAGCTCGCGCCGGGTGCGCACCTGTTGCCCTACCACCACCCGGTGGAATTGGCCCATCGCGTTGCATATTTCGACCATCTCGCACAGGGCAGGTTCATGCTCGGCGTCGGCGCCAGCGGCATCCCGGGGGACTGGGCCTTGTTCGACGTGGACGGCCACAACGGTGAGCATCGCGAGATGACACGTGAGGCGCTCGAGATCATGTTGCGCATCTGGACCGAGGACGGACCCTGGGAGCACCGCGGAAAATACTGGAACGCCAATGGGATTGCGCCGATGTACGACGGTCTGATGCGTCGCCACATCAAGCCGTTCCAATCGCCGCACCCGCCTATCGGTGTCACCGGCTTCAGCGCCGGCTCGGAAACCCTCAAACTCGCGGGCGAACGCGGCTACATACCGATGAGCCTCGATCTGAACACCGATTACGTGGCCACACACTGGGATGCCGTGCTCGAAGGGGCGGCCCGCAGCGGGCGTACTCCCGATCGCCGTGATTGGCGGCTGGTGCGCGAGGTCGTCGTGGCCGAGACGGACGAGAAGGCGTTTCGCTACGCCGTCGACGGCATGCTCGGCCGCAACATGCGCGAGTACGTGCTGCCGACCTTCAAGACGATGGGCATGACGAAGTTCTACAAGCACGACCCTGCGGTGCCCGATGCCGACGTCACCCCGGAGTACCTGGCCGAGAACACATTTGTGGTGGGTTCGGTCGAGACGGTCGTGGACAAACTGGAGGCCACGTATGACCAGGTCGGCGGTTTCGGCCACCTGCTCGTCCTCGGGTTCGACTACAGCGAGAACCCGGGACCGTGGAAAGAGTCGATGCGGTTACTCGCGGAGGAAGTCATGCCACGGCTGAACGCGCGTATCGCGAGAAAGCCGGCGGCCGCGGTCGTCTGA
- a CDS encoding ATP-binding cassette domain-containing protein, with protein MTATVDQHVEEAPSGGKVPLVELKSIGKMYGNITALKDISLRVHAGEVTGILGDNGAGKSTLIKIIAGYHPPSEGELLVDGEPARLASPKDALGKGIATVYQNLAVVPLMPVWRNFFLGQELRKKSFPFSLNSNAMRATTLSELAKMGIELPDVDVPIGSLSGGQRQCVAIARAVFFGARVLILDEPTAALGVKQSGVVLKYITAAKEAGFGVVFITHNPHHAHMVGDHFVLLNRGRQKLDCTYDDITLEHLTQEMAGGDELEALSHELRGKGA; from the coding sequence ATGACCGCAACTGTTGATCAACATGTCGAGGAAGCTCCGTCCGGAGGCAAGGTTCCGCTGGTCGAGCTGAAGAGCATCGGCAAGATGTATGGCAACATCACTGCGCTGAAAGACATCTCGCTGCGGGTACACGCCGGTGAGGTGACGGGCATTCTCGGCGACAACGGCGCGGGCAAGTCGACGCTGATCAAGATCATCGCCGGGTACCACCCGCCGAGCGAGGGCGAATTGCTCGTCGACGGTGAGCCCGCCCGCCTCGCGTCACCGAAAGACGCACTGGGCAAGGGGATCGCGACGGTCTATCAAAATCTGGCTGTCGTGCCGCTGATGCCGGTGTGGCGCAACTTCTTCCTCGGCCAAGAGCTTCGGAAGAAGTCCTTTCCGTTTTCGTTGAACTCGAACGCGATGCGTGCCACCACGTTGTCCGAACTTGCGAAGATGGGCATCGAACTGCCCGACGTCGACGTGCCGATCGGCTCGCTCTCCGGTGGTCAGCGGCAATGCGTGGCGATCGCGCGGGCCGTGTTCTTCGGCGCGCGAGTGCTGATCCTCGATGAGCCGACCGCCGCGCTCGGCGTCAAGCAGTCGGGGGTGGTGCTGAAGTACATCACCGCGGCCAAAGAGGCCGGTTTCGGCGTGGTGTTCATCACACATAATCCGCATCACGCGCACATGGTAGGTGACCATTTCGTCCTGCTCAATCGCGGTCGCCAGAAGCTGGACTGTACATACGACGACATCACGCTCGAGCACCTCACACAGGAGATGGCCGGCGGTGACGAGCTCGAGGCGTTGTCGCACGAACTCCGTGGTAAAGGTGCATAA
- a CDS encoding enoyl-CoA hydratase: MSDFDYIGYEVIDGGQIAVITLDRPKQRNAQNRGMLVELGCAFELAESNDEVRVVLLRAAGTSFSAGHDLGSTDDVRERSPGPDQHPTYQCNGGTYGGVESRNRQEWHYFFENTKRWRNLRKITVAEVHGMVLSAGLMLAWCCDLIVAGEDTVFADVVGTRLGMCGVEYFGHPWEFGPRKAKELLLTGDSLDADEAHAIGMVSKVFPNDELADRTVEFARRIAKLPTLAALLIKESVNQTVDAMGFSTALDACFKIHQLNHAHWSEVTGGELSYGTVDYGLEDWRIAPEILPAAKRRP, translated from the coding sequence GTGTCGGATTTCGACTACATCGGATACGAGGTCATCGACGGGGGGCAGATCGCCGTCATCACGCTCGATCGGCCCAAGCAGCGCAACGCGCAGAACCGCGGAATGCTCGTCGAGCTGGGCTGCGCATTCGAGCTGGCCGAATCGAACGACGAGGTGCGAGTGGTGCTGCTACGCGCCGCGGGGACGTCGTTCTCCGCCGGTCACGACCTGGGCTCCACCGACGATGTCCGGGAACGCTCACCAGGCCCCGACCAGCACCCCACCTACCAGTGCAACGGCGGAACGTACGGCGGAGTCGAGTCACGCAACCGCCAGGAGTGGCACTACTTCTTCGAGAACACCAAGCGCTGGCGCAATCTGCGCAAGATCACTGTCGCCGAGGTCCACGGTATGGTCCTGTCGGCCGGACTCATGCTGGCGTGGTGCTGTGACCTCATCGTCGCCGGTGAGGACACCGTTTTCGCCGACGTCGTCGGCACCCGGCTCGGCATGTGCGGGGTCGAGTACTTCGGCCACCCGTGGGAGTTCGGGCCCCGCAAGGCGAAGGAACTGCTGCTCACCGGCGACTCGCTGGACGCCGACGAAGCCCACGCCATCGGCATGGTGAGCAAGGTGTTCCCCAACGACGAGCTGGCGGATCGCACCGTCGAATTCGCCCGCCGCATCGCCAAGTTGCCGACCCTCGCGGCCCTCCTGATCAAGGAATCGGTGAACCAGACCGTCGACGCAATGGGTTTCTCGACGGCGCTCGATGCCTGCTTCAAAATCCATCAGCTCAATCACGCGCACTGGAGCGAGGTGACCGGCGGAGAGTTGTCCTACGGGACGGTCGACTACGGACTCGAGGACTGGCGCATCGCACCCGAGATCCTGCCCGCGGCCAAGCGGCGGCCCTGA
- a CDS encoding AMP-binding protein: protein MGPADTPLLDETIGANFERTAATYPDAEALVDVAGGRRWTYAELNAEIDLVARALIASGIERGDRVGIWAPNCPEWTILQYATAKIGAILVAVNPAYRTHELAYVLRQSGTRLLVSASAFKTSDYRSMVGEVLPETPDVTGVVFLDTSDWDALRGRAGQVSAADLRTRMDSLQPSDPINIQYTSGTTGSPKGATLSHRNILNNGFFVTELINLGPGERLCIPVPFYHCFGMVMGNLGCTTHGATMVIPAAGFDPAATLEAIEKERCTALYGVPTMFIAMLGHPDLGERDLSSLRTGIMAGATCPMELMKRCVNELNMSELAIAYGMTETSPVSCQTLIDDDLDRRTSTVGRAHPHVEIRIVDPETGHTVKRGQPGEFCTRGYSVMLGYWNDDDRTREAVDVDGWMHTGDLAVMRDDGYCMVIGRIKDMVIRGGENVYPREVEEFLHTHPDIDDAQVIGVPDEKYGEEICAWIRMRAGRTPLDADDVRAFASGKLAHYKIPRYVHVVDEFPMTVTGKVRKVDMRIETVRLLGLEI, encoded by the coding sequence CTGGGACCGGCCGACACTCCCCTACTTGACGAGACGATCGGGGCGAACTTCGAGCGCACCGCCGCGACGTATCCCGACGCGGAGGCTCTGGTCGACGTCGCCGGCGGCCGCCGCTGGACCTATGCCGAACTGAACGCCGAAATCGACCTGGTCGCGCGGGCGTTGATCGCCAGCGGTATCGAGCGTGGAGATCGCGTCGGCATCTGGGCGCCCAACTGCCCGGAATGGACCATCCTCCAGTACGCGACCGCCAAGATCGGCGCGATCCTGGTCGCCGTCAACCCCGCCTACCGCACCCACGAGCTGGCCTACGTGCTCCGTCAGTCGGGCACGCGACTCTTGGTGTCAGCCAGCGCATTCAAGACGTCCGACTACCGCAGCATGGTCGGCGAGGTGCTGCCGGAAACACCCGATGTGACCGGGGTCGTCTTCTTGGACACCAGCGACTGGGACGCACTGCGGGGCCGCGCCGGTCAGGTATCGGCGGCCGACCTGCGGACGCGAATGGACAGCCTGCAGCCCAGCGACCCGATCAACATCCAATACACCTCGGGGACAACGGGTTCACCCAAGGGCGCCACCCTGTCACACCGCAATATCCTCAACAACGGGTTCTTCGTCACCGAGCTGATCAACCTCGGCCCCGGTGAACGGCTCTGCATACCGGTCCCCTTCTATCACTGCTTCGGCATGGTGATGGGCAACCTCGGGTGCACCACCCACGGCGCCACGATGGTCATTCCCGCGGCAGGATTCGACCCGGCCGCGACGTTGGAGGCGATCGAAAAGGAGCGCTGCACAGCCCTTTACGGCGTACCGACGATGTTCATCGCGATGCTCGGCCACCCCGATCTCGGCGAGCGTGACCTCTCGTCGCTGCGGACCGGGATCATGGCCGGGGCGACCTGCCCGATGGAGCTGATGAAGCGGTGCGTCAACGAGCTGAACATGTCCGAGCTGGCGATCGCCTACGGCATGACGGAAACGTCGCCGGTGTCCTGCCAGACGTTGATCGACGACGACCTGGACCGCCGCACCTCCACGGTGGGACGGGCGCATCCGCACGTGGAGATCAGGATCGTCGACCCCGAGACCGGCCACACCGTGAAACGTGGTCAGCCGGGCGAGTTTTGCACCAGGGGCTATTCGGTGATGCTGGGCTACTGGAACGACGACGACCGCACGCGCGAGGCCGTCGACGTCGACGGCTGGATGCACACCGGTGATCTGGCGGTGATGCGGGACGACGGGTACTGCATGGTGATCGGGCGCATCAAGGACATGGTGATCCGCGGCGGCGAAAACGTCTATCCGCGTGAGGTCGAGGAGTTTCTGCACACCCACCCCGACATCGACGACGCACAGGTGATCGGCGTCCCCGACGAGAAGTACGGCGAAGAGATCTGCGCCTGGATCAGGATGCGGGCCGGCCGCACACCACTGGACGCCGACGACGTGCGGGCGTTCGCATCCGGAAAGCTCGCGCACTACAAGATTCCGCGCTATGTACACGTCGTCGACGAGTTTCCGATGACGGTGACCGGCAAGGTCCGCAAGGTCGACATGCGGATCGAGACGGTACGGCTGTTGGGGTTGGAAATCTAG
- a CDS encoding alpha/beta fold hydrolase, translated as MPQNHRMLDCRGTRIHAVEEGEGPLVVLVHGFPESWYSWRHQIPALAAAGYRVVAIDQRGYGQSSKFRVQSAYRIKELVGDILGVIDAYGEKQAIVVGHDWGAPVAWTFAWLHPDRCAGVAGLSCPFAGRGVIALPGSPFGEQRPNDYHLEIAGPGRVWYQDYFSAQDGIIAEIEEDLRTWLLGLTYTVSGDAVSAATRAAEAEGIDLAAMDPLDVIRAGPLCMPEGARLKDAFVYPEKMPDWFTDEDLDFYTSEFERSGFGGPLSFYHNIDNDWHDLADQAGKPLTPPAVFIGGQYDVGTTWGAEATERAGEMMPNYCGTHMVAEVGHWIQQEEPKEINRLLLDFLHGLR; from the coding sequence ATGCCGCAGAATCATCGGATGCTCGACTGCCGGGGCACCAGGATCCACGCCGTGGAAGAGGGTGAGGGTCCGTTGGTGGTGCTGGTCCACGGATTTCCGGAGTCGTGGTACTCGTGGCGCCATCAGATACCCGCGCTCGCGGCTGCCGGGTACCGGGTGGTGGCGATCGATCAGCGAGGCTACGGGCAATCGTCGAAGTTCCGCGTGCAGTCCGCCTATCGCATCAAAGAACTCGTCGGCGACATCCTCGGCGTGATCGATGCGTACGGCGAGAAGCAGGCGATCGTGGTCGGACACGACTGGGGCGCCCCGGTCGCGTGGACGTTCGCCTGGCTGCACCCAGACAGATGTGCCGGAGTTGCCGGGCTCAGTTGCCCCTTCGCCGGACGTGGTGTTATCGCCCTGCCGGGCAGTCCTTTCGGAGAGCAACGCCCGAACGATTATCACCTGGAGATCGCCGGGCCGGGCAGGGTGTGGTACCAGGATTACTTCTCAGCGCAGGACGGCATCATCGCCGAGATCGAAGAGGACCTGCGCACCTGGCTCCTCGGACTCACGTACACGGTGTCCGGCGATGCCGTGAGCGCCGCCACGCGTGCCGCCGAGGCGGAAGGGATCGATCTGGCGGCCATGGATCCGCTCGACGTGATCCGCGCCGGCCCGTTGTGCATGCCCGAGGGGGCGCGCCTCAAGGACGCCTTCGTGTATCCGGAGAAGATGCCGGACTGGTTCACCGATGAGGATCTCGATTTCTACACAAGCGAATTCGAGCGTTCCGGCTTCGGCGGGCCGCTGAGCTTCTATCACAACATCGACAACGACTGGCACGACCTGGCCGACCAGGCCGGCAAGCCACTCACCCCGCCCGCTGTCTTCATCGGTGGGCAGTACGACGTCGGCACCACATGGGGAGCCGAGGCGACCGAACGGGCCGGGGAAATGATGCCGAACTACTGCGGCACCCACATGGTGGCCGAGGTCGGACACTGGATCCAGCAGGAAGAGCCCAAGGAGATCAACCGGCTGCTGCTCGACTTCCTGCACGGGCTGCGCTAA
- a CDS encoding glucose 1-dehydrogenase produces the protein MTHPDLAGKAAIVTGAGAGIGLAIAARLADEGAHVLCADIDGAAADAAAMKIGGGAVGFRADVSDEEQVIGMVEACTTEFGGVDKLVANAGIVHFSPLTETTVEDFDRVIKINLRGAWLCTKHAAPKMIERGGGAIVNMSSLAGQVAAAGSAAYGMSKAGIIHLSRVTAAELRSANVRSNAVLPAFVDTPMQQTAMATFDEVLGAGGADNMIARLQGRMAGPEEIAGVVAFLLSDDASMVNGTAQIADGGTISALW, from the coding sequence ATGACGCATCCGGACCTTGCGGGCAAGGCCGCCATTGTCACCGGCGCGGGCGCCGGCATCGGTCTCGCGATCGCAGCGCGCCTCGCCGACGAGGGCGCTCACGTACTGTGCGCGGATATCGACGGCGCCGCGGCCGACGCGGCGGCGATGAAAATCGGCGGCGGCGCGGTCGGTTTCCGGGCCGACGTCAGCGACGAGGAACAGGTGATCGGGATGGTCGAGGCCTGTACCACCGAGTTCGGCGGCGTCGACAAACTCGTCGCGAACGCCGGAATCGTGCATTTCTCGCCGCTGACCGAAACGACCGTCGAGGACTTCGACCGGGTCATCAAGATCAACCTGCGCGGCGCGTGGTTGTGCACCAAACATGCCGCACCGAAGATGATCGAGCGCGGTGGCGGAGCGATCGTCAACATGTCGTCGCTGGCGGGTCAGGTCGCGGCGGCCGGCTCGGCGGCGTACGGCATGTCCAAGGCGGGGATCATCCATCTCAGCCGCGTGACCGCCGCCGAATTACGCTCGGCCAACGTGCGTTCCAATGCGGTGTTGCCCGCGTTCGTCGACACACCGATGCAGCAGACCGCGATGGCGACGTTCGACGAGGTGCTGGGCGCTGGGGGCGCGGACAACATGATCGCCCGACTGCAGGGCCGCATGGCCGGACCAGAGGAAATCGCCGGAGTCGTCGCCTTCCTGCTGTCCGACGACGCGTCGATGGTGAACGGGACAGCTCAGATCGCAGATGGCGGAACCATTTCCGCGCTCTGGTGA